A single Brucella intermedia LMG 3301 DNA region contains:
- a CDS encoding response regulator transcription factor, with amino-acid sequence MTGRTILIVDDDEDLRSILVEQLELCEEFQILQEDNATKGIQTARNGIVDLLIMDVGLPDMDGREAVKLLRKGGFKAPIIMLTGHDTESDTILGLESGANDYVTKPFKFAVLLARVRAQLRQHEQSEDATFIVGPYTFKPGQKLLIDEKGSKIRLTEKEAAIIKYLYRAGDKVIGRDVLLEEVWGYNSGVTTHTLETHVYRLRQKIEKDPSNAALLVTESGGYKLVP; translated from the coding sequence ATGACAGGCCGTACGATACTGATTGTGGACGATGACGAAGATCTCCGTTCCATCCTCGTCGAACAGCTGGAGCTGTGCGAAGAATTCCAGATTCTGCAGGAAGACAATGCCACCAAGGGCATTCAGACTGCGCGAAACGGCATTGTAGACCTCCTGATCATGGATGTCGGCTTGCCGGATATGGACGGACGTGAAGCTGTAAAGCTGCTCCGTAAAGGCGGCTTCAAGGCGCCGATCATCATGCTCACCGGTCACGATACGGAATCGGATACGATTCTCGGCCTCGAATCGGGTGCCAACGATTACGTCACCAAGCCGTTCAAATTTGCAGTGCTTCTGGCCCGCGTGCGTGCGCAGCTGCGCCAGCACGAACAGAGCGAGGATGCGACCTTCATCGTCGGCCCCTATACGTTCAAGCCCGGCCAGAAGCTGCTGATCGACGAGAAGGGCAGCAAGATTCGCCTCACCGAAAAGGAAGCGGCGATCATCAAGTACCTCTATCGCGCCGGAGACAAGGTTATCGGCCGCGATGTCCTGCTGGAAGAAGTGTGGGGTTACAATTCGGGCGTCACCACGCACACGCTGGAAACCCATGTCTATCGTCTGCGCCAGAAAATAGAAAAAGACCCGTCCAATGCGGCGCTTCTGGTCACAGAAAGCGGGGGATACAAGCTTGTCCCATGA
- a CDS encoding cyclic nucleotide-binding domain-containing protein, whose amino-acid sequence MALDDDIRILGTVGLFESFTAEQLRLLAFGAERLVLRAGRELFREGQSADCAYIVVSGSITLFHEQNEGRVAIRPVGPGAMIGEMALIAQTSRLTGAVAEAETEVIRISRAIFRRILEEYPEAAAALHSHISRNLLELIGEIEKVAPRLNDD is encoded by the coding sequence ATGGCGCTTGATGACGATATTCGCATTCTCGGCACGGTGGGCCTGTTCGAGTCTTTCACGGCCGAACAGCTGCGGTTGCTTGCCTTCGGTGCCGAACGCCTTGTTCTCAGAGCCGGTCGCGAGCTTTTCCGGGAAGGGCAAAGCGCCGACTGCGCCTATATCGTCGTATCGGGCAGCATTACCCTGTTTCACGAACAAAACGAGGGGCGGGTTGCCATCCGCCCCGTCGGCCCCGGCGCCATGATCGGAGAAATGGCCCTCATCGCCCAGACCTCGCGTCTAACCGGTGCTGTCGCCGAAGCCGAAACCGAAGTCATCCGCATCAGCCGCGCAATCTTTCGGCGTATTCTGGAAGAATATCCGGAAGCGGCAGCCGCGCTTCATTCCCACATCAGCCGCAACCTGCTGGAATTGATCGGCGAAATCGAAAAGGTCGCGCCGCGGCTCAACGACGATTGA
- a CDS encoding ABC-F family ATP-binding cassette domain-containing protein, with protein sequence MSSLLTLQGVSFVTADGRTLFESVNFSVTAGRIGLVGRNGVGKSTLLRIMSGILLPTNGSVTATGSIGMLRQNIGGGDAETLAGLFVARTGFDILARVEQGVASESDLDEADWLLPQRFTDALQGLGLPDMTPDTPLSALSGGQQTRAALAALIFHKPDLILLDEPTNNLDRAGRLAVADLLTAWRGAAVVVSHDRELLQSLDMIAELSPDGLRLYGGNWDFYQGKRAEERETAARDLATARREVRQVERKAQAAAERQARSDARGHKSRADAGMSKLLLDAREDRAQQSKGRGAALAERQSSRASEQLREAEAKVERVKPMHFDVAGAVPPSGRVMLDMQNVSGGPRADRPVICNLSLKIVGAERVVVSGPNGAGKTSLLRLMTGELQPVAGTVIRPARTAMFDQQMSLMDRGQTLYENYRRLNPGSNDNEARAALARFSFRGEGASRFAGGLSGGELLRAALACVLGGTELPELLILDEPTNHLDLDSIEALETALNAYEGALIVVSHDQAFLDAIGTKRVIEL encoded by the coding sequence ATGTCCTCTCTTCTGACACTTCAGGGTGTTTCCTTCGTCACGGCTGATGGCCGTACTCTTTTCGAATCCGTCAATTTCAGTGTAACCGCAGGCCGCATCGGTCTGGTCGGACGCAATGGTGTCGGTAAATCAACGCTATTGCGCATCATGAGCGGGATACTGCTTCCGACAAATGGAAGTGTGACCGCAACCGGAAGCATCGGCATGCTGCGGCAGAACATCGGCGGTGGCGATGCCGAGACGCTGGCGGGTCTTTTCGTGGCACGGACCGGTTTCGATATTCTGGCACGCGTCGAACAGGGCGTGGCCAGCGAGAGCGATCTGGACGAGGCCGACTGGCTCTTGCCGCAGCGCTTTACGGACGCGCTGCAGGGGCTTGGCCTGCCCGATATGACTCCCGACACTCCACTTTCAGCCTTGAGCGGAGGCCAGCAAACGCGGGCGGCGCTCGCCGCCCTCATCTTTCATAAGCCCGATCTCATTCTCCTGGATGAGCCGACCAATAATCTCGATCGCGCCGGTCGCCTGGCTGTGGCCGACTTGCTGACCGCCTGGCGGGGCGCGGCCGTCGTGGTCAGCCACGATCGCGAGCTGTTGCAGTCTTTGGATATGATCGCGGAATTGTCCCCCGACGGGCTCCGGCTTTACGGCGGCAACTGGGATTTCTATCAGGGGAAGAGGGCAGAGGAGCGTGAGACGGCGGCACGCGATCTAGCTACAGCGCGGCGCGAGGTCAGGCAGGTCGAACGCAAGGCTCAGGCCGCAGCCGAAAGACAGGCTCGCAGCGACGCGCGCGGTCACAAGTCGCGCGCTGACGCGGGCATGAGCAAGCTTTTGCTCGACGCACGGGAAGATCGTGCGCAACAGTCGAAAGGCCGGGGTGCTGCGCTGGCGGAACGTCAGTCCAGCCGTGCCAGCGAGCAACTGCGGGAGGCCGAGGCAAAAGTCGAGCGCGTGAAGCCGATGCATTTCGATGTGGCGGGCGCGGTTCCACCTTCCGGTCGCGTGATGCTGGATATGCAGAATGTCTCTGGTGGTCCACGGGCCGACCGCCCGGTCATCTGTAATCTGTCGTTGAAGATCGTGGGCGCCGAGCGGGTGGTCGTCTCGGGGCCGAACGGCGCGGGCAAGACCAGTCTGCTGCGGCTGATGACGGGAGAGCTTCAGCCGGTGGCTGGGACCGTCATACGTCCCGCGCGAACGGCGATGTTCGACCAGCAGATGAGTCTCATGGATCGCGGTCAGACCCTTTATGAAAATTATCGTCGTCTCAATCCCGGATCCAACGACAATGAAGCGCGCGCCGCGCTGGCGCGGTTTTCCTTCCGTGGCGAGGGAGCCTCGCGATTTGCCGGGGGGCTCAGCGGCGGCGAGCTGTTACGCGCGGCACTTGCCTGCGTCCTGGGCGGAACCGAACTTCCCGAACTCCTGATCCTCGATGAGCCGACCAATCATCTGGACCTCGATTCCATCGAAGCGCTTGAAACCGCGCTCAATGCATATGAAGGGGCGCTCATCGTTGTGAGTCACGATCAGGCTTTCCTGGACGCCATCGGCACGAAAAGGGTGATTGAGCTGTGA